A DNA window from Ipomoea triloba cultivar NCNSP0323 chromosome 10, ASM357664v1 contains the following coding sequences:
- the LOC116031891 gene encoding protein SCAR3-like isoform X2: MDSYEECHGPPRLHLLDKFDAGGPGSCLKRYSDPTFFKRASAGSDEAYLEKVLKDKKGRKIKKKRSWQKNREVSRGASSLSNYSSRMESRKFDGQTSPSQRISTNGEAMLKSDLKELSHSFDSIYGSACAEGVSCPSSLMHPDEDKAKEMSSLLKSHHDDSLDYCSFDEKSGDNSVSISLSQEQSDHLSSHATWNKQGQPEEDDSRQSFSNSLQMYSNGSLDSAHPDEKCDVYGDISNGYSEEHNSATWNGKTQPEEDESRLSFSAPLHSNGSLDYDIPDKNNGDACVDIGNGLSEDHSAYILYSVTRDDNARPFELASKESLFSPSQMNQDNGIDFASPDEKIWVVSDESGSDFSQNQTCPSPSFSTLHRKMDTLETTPQKYDDVENVETHSANVCPDAKITAAVTLDSVEQIDMQLERKNQKDTTEFASQDDNILVASNETGSNFSQKQTCPYPSSSTLDRMIDTLETTPQKYNGDENLETHSENAGEDAQITAAVTLETVDQIDLLLEKMNQKGSVDFASPDEKSWVVSDEIGSDFSQKQTCPIPSCSTSDREMDILEIIHQKCNDNENLETHSANVGTDAQITAAVTRGTVGQIVWLLENKRMQMSNYDDAPFDDIDSETDNFVDALNTIESESESDLDCQTKKQLDLDSVLKTKVVEDAIPEVIAKYANSPLPNLTSEAGEIPAGKDIFGDYSSAVPSDHDSAACFTLDKVTCEDTFHLNTSECNAHLESPQVSKGTVEPVLAHGNLNENGDVLDSTDVESVSKLSSSVSRENGAGVINKVTCPEPPKPPPEPSGVPSVKFWTNGGLLGLQPSKPPDSVLKAVSQVSTTTQDDTIGTPRQNTDPVDEKHARTCVTENGRKNREESQHSMRYHDNQDGGVFVTKTSSRYSSVDLDARVEKSNHSCHQNSINSPPDSHFNESDTVPSGTVLPVAPDSLRTSTGQENVNNSSRILSLGNRLLVNGFQRKLSLGWENNSNSASSMTSGLSEQKNHCENVTARTFSQKTTDLYGTGSPIMSPSWSPPLGHMKISFQPVDGFETHKLKLRFPDRGTRQESGSDMFPSFQLVPDADIPLHDMSSDSDNDTFCRSSPYASDDCLSHQSESNSEQWESGESSSTKDHEVYDALRRISLTESTSTSFDNRLTTQEELYDSVGGQIPFSEHGFERSPSAYFYDLPILDTLRPPVKQESGNCSTSTSLLERHSPKEPTPPPPSVPPQRWQPMRSLSDTTDGREGSLPKGLNYTVDTKLQAATFLHQPKPAPLNQDQVIEPAFGLKSKRLDLQQIDVQRVASLPANGKEMEEKEDFLHQIRTKSFNLRPTVTAKPTQATGLPTSVNAILEKANAIRQVVGSDGEDDNWSDT; this comes from the exons ATGGATTCCTATGAAGAATGCCATGGGCCCCCACGCTTGCACCTGCTAGATAA ATTTGATGCTGGTGGTCCTGGATCTTGCTTAAAAAGGTACTCTGATCCAACTTTCTTTAAGAGAGCATCTGCTGGTTCTGATGAAGCATATCTTGAGAAAGTCCTAAAAGATAAGAAAGGTCGAAAAATTAAG AAAAAGAGATCGTGGCAAAAGAACAGAGAAGTATCACGTGGTGCATCATCATTATCCAATTATAGTAGCAG AATGGAATCACGGAAGTTTGATGGACAAACTTCCCCTTCCCAGAGAATATCAACTAATGGTGAAGCCATGTTAAAGTCTGACCTTAAGGAGCTGTCACATTCTTTTGATTCTATATATGGATCTGCATGTGCAGAAGGTGTTTCCTGCCCAAGTTCTTTGATGCACCCTGATGAAGACAAAGCTAAGGAGATGTCATCTCTGTTAAAGAGTCACCATGATGATTCCTTAGACTACTGCTCTTTTGATGAGAAAAGTGGTGATAATAGTGTCAGTATTAGTTTATCACAAGAGCAAAGTGACCATTTATCATCTCATGCCACATGGAATAAGCAGGGACAACCTGAAGAGGATGATTCTAGACAGTCATTCTCTAATTCATTACAGATGTACTCCAATGGTTCCCTTGATTCTGCTCATCCTGATGAAAAATGTGATGTATATGGTGATATTAGTAATGGCTATTCAGAGGAACACAATAGTGCCACATGGAATGGAAAGACACAACCTGAAGAGGATGAGTCTAGACTGTCATTCTCTGCTCCATTACATTCCAATGGTTCCCTTGATTATGATATTCCTGATAAAAACAATGGTGATGCATGTGTTGATATTGGGAATGGCTTATCAGAGGACCACAGTGCCTACATTTTATATTCTGTTACTCGGGATGATAATGCAAGACCTTTTGAGCTGGCATCCAAAGAATCCTTATTTTCCCCATCACAGATGAATCAGGACAATGGTATTGATTTTGCTTCCCCAGATGAAAAGATTTGGGTTGTATCTGATGAAAGTGGAAGTGATTTCTCTCAGAACCAAACATGTCCCAGTCCATCTTTCAGTACATTGCATAGAAAGATGGACACATTGGAAACTACCCCTCAGAAGTATGATGATGTTGAGAATGTAGAAACACATTCTGCAAATGTATGTCCAGATGCTAAGATAACAGCTGCTGTTACTCTTGACTCTGTTGAGCAAATAGATATGCAATTGGAGAGGAAGAATCAGAAAGATACTACTGAGTTTGCTTCCCAAGATGATAACATTTTGGTTGCATCTAATGAAACTGGAAGCAATTTCTCTCAGAAACAAACTTGTCCCTATCCATCTTCCAGTACTTTGGATAGAATGATAGACACATTGGAAACTACCCCACAGAAGTATAATGGTGATGAAAATTTAGAAACACATTCTGAAAATGCAGGTGAAGATGCTCAGATAACAGCTGCTGTTACACTTGAAACTGTTGATCAAATAGACTTGCTTTTGGAGAAAATGAATCAGAAAGGTTCTGTTGATTTTGCTTCCCCAGATGAAAAGAGTTGGGTTGTATCTGATGAAATTGGAAGTGATTTCTCTCAGAAACAAACTTGTCCCATTCCGTCTTGCAGTACTTCGGATAGAGAGATGGACATATTGGAAATTATCCATCAGAAGTGTAATGACAATGAAAATTTAGAAACACATTCTGCAAATGTAGGTACAGATGCTCAGATAACAGCAGCTGTTACTCGTGGCACTGTAGGGCAAATAGTTTGGCTGTTGGAAAATAAAAGAATGCAAATGTCAAACTATGATGATGCCCCATTTGATGACATTGACAGTGAAACTGACAATTTTGTGGATGCACTTAACACCATTGAGTCTGAATCTGAAAGTGATTTAGATtgtcaaacaaaaaaacagtTGGATCTAGACTCTGTTTTGAAGACCAAGGTAGTAGAGGATGCTATCCCTGAAGTCATAGCTAAGTATGCTAACAGCCCCTTGCCTAATTTGACATCTGAAGCTGGTGAAATTCCTGCTGGAAAAGATATTTTTGGGGATTACTCTAGTGCAGTGCCCAGTGATCATGATTCTGCAGCTTGCTTTACCTTGGACAAGGTAACATGTGAAGATACTTTCCACTTGAACACCTCAGAATGTAATGCCCACTTAGAGTCTCCACAGGTATCTAAAGGAACTGTAGAACCGGTTCTTGCACATGGTAATTTAAATGAAAATGGTGATGTTCTTGATTCGACAGATGTAGAATCAGTTAGTAAGTTGTCATCCTCAGTCTCTAGGGAGAATGGTGCAGGAGTGATCAATAAGGTCACATGCCCTGAGCCTCCAAAACCTCCCCCTGAACCTTCTGGTGTCCCGTCAGTAAAGTTTTGGACAAATGGTGGCTTGCTAGGACTTCAGCCCTCAAAACCTCCGGACAGTGTATTAAAAGCTGTTAGTCAAGTTTCTACAACCACTCAAGATGATACAATTGGCACTCCAAGACAAAATACTGATCCTGTGGATGAAAAGCATGCCAGAACATGTGTGACAGAGAATGGCCGCAAAAATAGGGAAGAGAGTCAACACTCTATGAGGTACCATGATAATCAAGATGGTGGTGTCTTTGTTACGAAAACATCCTCAAGATATTCATCAGTTGATTTAGATGCCAGAGTAGAGAAATCAAATCACTCATGTCATCAAAACAGCATAAACAGTCCCCCAGATAGTCATTTTAATGAATCTGATACAGTGCCATCCGGAACTGTGCTACCAGTTGCTCCTGATTCCCTACGTACTAGCACAGGCCAAGAGAATGTTAATAATTCATCTAGGATACTTTCACTTGGAAATAGATTGCTTGTAAATGGTTTTCAGCGGAAATTATCACTTGGTTGGGAGAACAACTCCAATTCTGCCAGCTCCATGACTTCTGGGCTTTCAGAACAGAAGAATCACTGTGAAAATGTTACAGCTAGAACATTCTCTCAGAAGACCACTGATCTTTATGGAACTGGCTCTCCAATTATGTCACCCTCTTGGTCACCACCCCTTGGGCATATGAAAATATCTTTCCAGCCTGTAGATGGCTTTGAGACTCATAAGTTGAAACTCAGATTTCCTGATAGGGGCACAAGGCAAGAAAGTGGAAGTGATATGTTTCCATCCTTCCAGCTGGTACCTGATGCCGATATTCCCTTGCATGACATGAGTTCAGACTCCGATAATGACACATTTTGCAGATCATCTCCCTACGCATCGGATGATTGTCTCAGTCATCAGTCAGAATCAAACTCTGAGCAGTGGGAATCTGGTGAATCTTCCAGTACAAAGGACCATGAAGTATATGATGCTTTACGGAGAATCTCATTAACAGAGTCTACTTCAACATCATTTGATAATAGGCTAACCACCCAGGAGGAACTATATGATAGTGTTGGAGGTCAAATACCATTTTCCGAACATGGCTTTGAACGATCACCATCTGCTTATTTTTATGACCTCCCTATTCTGGATACACTTAGACCTCCAGTCAAGCAAGAATCAGGAAATTGTTCCACCTCAACATCTCTTCTAGAACGACATTCCCCAAAGGAACCTACGCCACCACCTCCATCCGTCCCACCACAGAGATGGCAGCCTATGAGATCACTTTCTGATACGACAGATGGTAGGGAAGGTTCTTTACCTAAAGGCCTTAATTACACAGTTGATACGAAACTTCAGGCAGCTACATTCTTGCATCAACCTAAGCCTGCCCCGCTTAATCAGGATCAAGTTATTGAGCCTGCATTTGGATTGAAAAGCAAG AGATTGGACTTGCAACAGATTGATGTGCAAAGAGTAGCCTCCCTGCCTGCAAATGGAAAGGAAATGGAAGAGAAGGAAGACTTCCTACACCAGATCAGAACAAAG TCATTCAATCTCAGACCAACGGTTACCGCAAAACCAACCCAAGCAACTGGGCTTCCAACAAGTGTGAATGCAATTCTGGAGAAGGCAAACGCAATCCGTCAG GTTGTTGGAAGTGACGGAGAAGATGATAATTGGAGTGATACTTAA
- the LOC116031891 gene encoding protein SCAR3-like isoform X1 has translation MPLVRVGVRNEFSLGATELYREADKEDPKAVLDGVAVSGLVGILRQLGDLAEFAAEVFHGLQEQVTITSSRSHKLMARVQRIETALPSLEKSILAQQSHLHFAYTTGSNWHTRIHCEENHFIYSDLPRFIMDSYEECHGPPRLHLLDKFDAGGPGSCLKRYSDPTFFKRASAGSDEAYLEKVLKDKKGRKIKKKRSWQKNREVSRGASSLSNYSSRMESRKFDGQTSPSQRISTNGEAMLKSDLKELSHSFDSIYGSACAEGVSCPSSLMHPDEDKAKEMSSLLKSHHDDSLDYCSFDEKSGDNSVSISLSQEQSDHLSSHATWNKQGQPEEDDSRQSFSNSLQMYSNGSLDSAHPDEKCDVYGDISNGYSEEHNSATWNGKTQPEEDESRLSFSAPLHSNGSLDYDIPDKNNGDACVDIGNGLSEDHSAYILYSVTRDDNARPFELASKESLFSPSQMNQDNGIDFASPDEKIWVVSDESGSDFSQNQTCPSPSFSTLHRKMDTLETTPQKYDDVENVETHSANVCPDAKITAAVTLDSVEQIDMQLERKNQKDTTEFASQDDNILVASNETGSNFSQKQTCPYPSSSTLDRMIDTLETTPQKYNGDENLETHSENAGEDAQITAAVTLETVDQIDLLLEKMNQKGSVDFASPDEKSWVVSDEIGSDFSQKQTCPIPSCSTSDREMDILEIIHQKCNDNENLETHSANVGTDAQITAAVTRGTVGQIVWLLENKRMQMSNYDDAPFDDIDSETDNFVDALNTIESESESDLDCQTKKQLDLDSVLKTKVVEDAIPEVIAKYANSPLPNLTSEAGEIPAGKDIFGDYSSAVPSDHDSAACFTLDKVTCEDTFHLNTSECNAHLESPQVSKGTVEPVLAHGNLNENGDVLDSTDVESVSKLSSSVSRENGAGVINKVTCPEPPKPPPEPSGVPSVKFWTNGGLLGLQPSKPPDSVLKAVSQVSTTTQDDTIGTPRQNTDPVDEKHARTCVTENGRKNREESQHSMRYHDNQDGGVFVTKTSSRYSSVDLDARVEKSNHSCHQNSINSPPDSHFNESDTVPSGTVLPVAPDSLRTSTGQENVNNSSRILSLGNRLLVNGFQRKLSLGWENNSNSASSMTSGLSEQKNHCENVTARTFSQKTTDLYGTGSPIMSPSWSPPLGHMKISFQPVDGFETHKLKLRFPDRGTRQESGSDMFPSFQLVPDADIPLHDMSSDSDNDTFCRSSPYASDDCLSHQSESNSEQWESGESSSTKDHEVYDALRRISLTESTSTSFDNRLTTQEELYDSVGGQIPFSEHGFERSPSAYFYDLPILDTLRPPVKQESGNCSTSTSLLERHSPKEPTPPPPSVPPQRWQPMRSLSDTTDGREGSLPKGLNYTVDTKLQAATFLHQPKPAPLNQDQVIEPAFGLKSKRLDLQQIDVQRVASLPANGKEMEEKEDFLHQIRTKSFNLRPTVTAKPTQATGLPTSVNAILEKANAIRQVVGSDGEDDNWSDT, from the exons ATGCCGCTGGTGAGAGTTGGCGTGAGGAATGAGTTCTCGCTGGGGGCGACGGAGCTGTACAGGGAGGCCGACAAGGAGGATCCGAAGGCGGTGCTCGACGGCGTCGCCGTCTCTGGACTCGTCGGCATCTTGCGCCAGCTCGGCGATCTTGCTGA ATTTGCAGCAGAGGTCTTTCATGGTTTGCAGGAGCAAGTTACAATTACATCCTCTAGAAGCCATAAGCTGATGGCTCGTGTGCAACGTATTGAAACTGCACTTCCTTCACTTGAGAAATCAATACTAGCGCAACAAAGTCACTTGCATTTTGCTTACACAACTG GTTCCAATTGGCATACTCGTATTCATTGTGAAGAAAACCATTTTATATACAGTGACTTGCCCAGGTTCATTATGGATTCCTATGAAGAATGCCATGGGCCCCCACGCTTGCACCTGCTAGATAA ATTTGATGCTGGTGGTCCTGGATCTTGCTTAAAAAGGTACTCTGATCCAACTTTCTTTAAGAGAGCATCTGCTGGTTCTGATGAAGCATATCTTGAGAAAGTCCTAAAAGATAAGAAAGGTCGAAAAATTAAG AAAAAGAGATCGTGGCAAAAGAACAGAGAAGTATCACGTGGTGCATCATCATTATCCAATTATAGTAGCAG AATGGAATCACGGAAGTTTGATGGACAAACTTCCCCTTCCCAGAGAATATCAACTAATGGTGAAGCCATGTTAAAGTCTGACCTTAAGGAGCTGTCACATTCTTTTGATTCTATATATGGATCTGCATGTGCAGAAGGTGTTTCCTGCCCAAGTTCTTTGATGCACCCTGATGAAGACAAAGCTAAGGAGATGTCATCTCTGTTAAAGAGTCACCATGATGATTCCTTAGACTACTGCTCTTTTGATGAGAAAAGTGGTGATAATAGTGTCAGTATTAGTTTATCACAAGAGCAAAGTGACCATTTATCATCTCATGCCACATGGAATAAGCAGGGACAACCTGAAGAGGATGATTCTAGACAGTCATTCTCTAATTCATTACAGATGTACTCCAATGGTTCCCTTGATTCTGCTCATCCTGATGAAAAATGTGATGTATATGGTGATATTAGTAATGGCTATTCAGAGGAACACAATAGTGCCACATGGAATGGAAAGACACAACCTGAAGAGGATGAGTCTAGACTGTCATTCTCTGCTCCATTACATTCCAATGGTTCCCTTGATTATGATATTCCTGATAAAAACAATGGTGATGCATGTGTTGATATTGGGAATGGCTTATCAGAGGACCACAGTGCCTACATTTTATATTCTGTTACTCGGGATGATAATGCAAGACCTTTTGAGCTGGCATCCAAAGAATCCTTATTTTCCCCATCACAGATGAATCAGGACAATGGTATTGATTTTGCTTCCCCAGATGAAAAGATTTGGGTTGTATCTGATGAAAGTGGAAGTGATTTCTCTCAGAACCAAACATGTCCCAGTCCATCTTTCAGTACATTGCATAGAAAGATGGACACATTGGAAACTACCCCTCAGAAGTATGATGATGTTGAGAATGTAGAAACACATTCTGCAAATGTATGTCCAGATGCTAAGATAACAGCTGCTGTTACTCTTGACTCTGTTGAGCAAATAGATATGCAATTGGAGAGGAAGAATCAGAAAGATACTACTGAGTTTGCTTCCCAAGATGATAACATTTTGGTTGCATCTAATGAAACTGGAAGCAATTTCTCTCAGAAACAAACTTGTCCCTATCCATCTTCCAGTACTTTGGATAGAATGATAGACACATTGGAAACTACCCCACAGAAGTATAATGGTGATGAAAATTTAGAAACACATTCTGAAAATGCAGGTGAAGATGCTCAGATAACAGCTGCTGTTACACTTGAAACTGTTGATCAAATAGACTTGCTTTTGGAGAAAATGAATCAGAAAGGTTCTGTTGATTTTGCTTCCCCAGATGAAAAGAGTTGGGTTGTATCTGATGAAATTGGAAGTGATTTCTCTCAGAAACAAACTTGTCCCATTCCGTCTTGCAGTACTTCGGATAGAGAGATGGACATATTGGAAATTATCCATCAGAAGTGTAATGACAATGAAAATTTAGAAACACATTCTGCAAATGTAGGTACAGATGCTCAGATAACAGCAGCTGTTACTCGTGGCACTGTAGGGCAAATAGTTTGGCTGTTGGAAAATAAAAGAATGCAAATGTCAAACTATGATGATGCCCCATTTGATGACATTGACAGTGAAACTGACAATTTTGTGGATGCACTTAACACCATTGAGTCTGAATCTGAAAGTGATTTAGATtgtcaaacaaaaaaacagtTGGATCTAGACTCTGTTTTGAAGACCAAGGTAGTAGAGGATGCTATCCCTGAAGTCATAGCTAAGTATGCTAACAGCCCCTTGCCTAATTTGACATCTGAAGCTGGTGAAATTCCTGCTGGAAAAGATATTTTTGGGGATTACTCTAGTGCAGTGCCCAGTGATCATGATTCTGCAGCTTGCTTTACCTTGGACAAGGTAACATGTGAAGATACTTTCCACTTGAACACCTCAGAATGTAATGCCCACTTAGAGTCTCCACAGGTATCTAAAGGAACTGTAGAACCGGTTCTTGCACATGGTAATTTAAATGAAAATGGTGATGTTCTTGATTCGACAGATGTAGAATCAGTTAGTAAGTTGTCATCCTCAGTCTCTAGGGAGAATGGTGCAGGAGTGATCAATAAGGTCACATGCCCTGAGCCTCCAAAACCTCCCCCTGAACCTTCTGGTGTCCCGTCAGTAAAGTTTTGGACAAATGGTGGCTTGCTAGGACTTCAGCCCTCAAAACCTCCGGACAGTGTATTAAAAGCTGTTAGTCAAGTTTCTACAACCACTCAAGATGATACAATTGGCACTCCAAGACAAAATACTGATCCTGTGGATGAAAAGCATGCCAGAACATGTGTGACAGAGAATGGCCGCAAAAATAGGGAAGAGAGTCAACACTCTATGAGGTACCATGATAATCAAGATGGTGGTGTCTTTGTTACGAAAACATCCTCAAGATATTCATCAGTTGATTTAGATGCCAGAGTAGAGAAATCAAATCACTCATGTCATCAAAACAGCATAAACAGTCCCCCAGATAGTCATTTTAATGAATCTGATACAGTGCCATCCGGAACTGTGCTACCAGTTGCTCCTGATTCCCTACGTACTAGCACAGGCCAAGAGAATGTTAATAATTCATCTAGGATACTTTCACTTGGAAATAGATTGCTTGTAAATGGTTTTCAGCGGAAATTATCACTTGGTTGGGAGAACAACTCCAATTCTGCCAGCTCCATGACTTCTGGGCTTTCAGAACAGAAGAATCACTGTGAAAATGTTACAGCTAGAACATTCTCTCAGAAGACCACTGATCTTTATGGAACTGGCTCTCCAATTATGTCACCCTCTTGGTCACCACCCCTTGGGCATATGAAAATATCTTTCCAGCCTGTAGATGGCTTTGAGACTCATAAGTTGAAACTCAGATTTCCTGATAGGGGCACAAGGCAAGAAAGTGGAAGTGATATGTTTCCATCCTTCCAGCTGGTACCTGATGCCGATATTCCCTTGCATGACATGAGTTCAGACTCCGATAATGACACATTTTGCAGATCATCTCCCTACGCATCGGATGATTGTCTCAGTCATCAGTCAGAATCAAACTCTGAGCAGTGGGAATCTGGTGAATCTTCCAGTACAAAGGACCATGAAGTATATGATGCTTTACGGAGAATCTCATTAACAGAGTCTACTTCAACATCATTTGATAATAGGCTAACCACCCAGGAGGAACTATATGATAGTGTTGGAGGTCAAATACCATTTTCCGAACATGGCTTTGAACGATCACCATCTGCTTATTTTTATGACCTCCCTATTCTGGATACACTTAGACCTCCAGTCAAGCAAGAATCAGGAAATTGTTCCACCTCAACATCTCTTCTAGAACGACATTCCCCAAAGGAACCTACGCCACCACCTCCATCCGTCCCACCACAGAGATGGCAGCCTATGAGATCACTTTCTGATACGACAGATGGTAGGGAAGGTTCTTTACCTAAAGGCCTTAATTACACAGTTGATACGAAACTTCAGGCAGCTACATTCTTGCATCAACCTAAGCCTGCCCCGCTTAATCAGGATCAAGTTATTGAGCCTGCATTTGGATTGAAAAGCAAG AGATTGGACTTGCAACAGATTGATGTGCAAAGAGTAGCCTCCCTGCCTGCAAATGGAAAGGAAATGGAAGAGAAGGAAGACTTCCTACACCAGATCAGAACAAAG TCATTCAATCTCAGACCAACGGTTACCGCAAAACCAACCCAAGCAACTGGGCTTCCAACAAGTGTGAATGCAATTCTGGAGAAGGCAAACGCAATCCGTCAG GTTGTTGGAAGTGACGGAGAAGATGATAATTGGAGTGATACTTAA